The following is a genomic window from bacterium.
GTCTTAATGGCAGATAAATCTTTTTCTTTAGCAATAGATTCTTCTACTATGTTTATTTTTTATATTCTTTGTGTCTTGGTGCCTTGGTGGCTGAATAGTTACCAATAAATTTAACATTGCCTTAACAGAGGATGAATACTTCTTCGTGAACTTCGTATCTGGTTTATTCATATCTGGTGTTTTTTTTTACAGCTCTACTACATTGCATCTACTTTTTGTTTTCGAGTTGTACTAATTATCTTCACGACAATTTTATTAGGGATACAGGCAATTATCTGTCCATTTTTATCCTTCCAACCCATCTTGACACATAGTTTTTGTAGACAGGGGGAATTTATTACTCGGACTTTCTTTTCTTTAATTTCGATTGTGGTTGT
Proteins encoded in this region:
- a CDS encoding NusG domain II-containing protein, which produces MLTLADKILIGTVLIAAGLSTWWVFESSRGEIVEIQTPTEVKRVSLSKQQTIFAHGALGTTTIEIKEKKVRVINSPCLQKLCVKMGWKDKNGQIIACIPNKIVVKIISTTRKQKVDAM